From the Cohaesibacter sp. ES.047 genome, one window contains:
- a CDS encoding LacI family DNA-binding transcriptional regulator translates to MKSTPKSTIYDIAKLANASPSTVSAALNGTWRNRRIRAETAERIIAIAREFGYSTNLQARGLRTARSGLVALLMPDYTSFFSTLAEAFSARVRQLGLCPVIVSTERNPEEEISTVQQLASYAIDSLFIAGAAAPETISKFCQKAHIDHVFIDQPCALAPSVVTDNEAGSLALTQEILRSMPKGPASDRHRPYFIGGDATLPATASRIHSFRAEVTRQLGQCTDDQIIACSYDSDRAEQEIKELYAHLGGLPAGLFINSSATFEGVLRFLAIIPEADLRNCSIGFFDFEPFGMLLRFPVHMVRQRHRELIKQAFKLLESKAEPGTLVTVTPVIYKADDPYSLQRDLPTGAI, encoded by the coding sequence ATGAAATCGACCCCGAAGAGCACCATCTACGACATTGCCAAGCTGGCCAACGCGTCTCCTTCCACTGTCAGTGCGGCCCTCAACGGAACGTGGAGAAACCGCAGGATTCGCGCTGAAACCGCTGAACGCATTATAGCGATCGCGCGCGAATTCGGATATTCGACCAACCTTCAGGCGCGCGGCCTGCGCACGGCGCGCTCCGGATTGGTCGCCTTGTTGATGCCGGACTACACGAGCTTCTTTTCCACTCTGGCCGAAGCCTTTTCGGCTCGTGTGCGACAATTGGGCCTGTGCCCGGTCATTGTCTCCACCGAACGAAATCCGGAGGAGGAAATATCGACGGTCCAACAGCTGGCATCCTATGCCATAGATTCCCTGTTCATCGCCGGAGCTGCAGCTCCTGAGACCATCAGCAAATTCTGTCAAAAAGCGCATATCGATCATGTTTTCATTGACCAACCCTGCGCCTTGGCTCCTTCGGTCGTGACCGACAACGAAGCGGGATCCCTTGCACTGACACAGGAAATCCTGCGCAGCATGCCCAAGGGTCCGGCTTCGGACCGCCATCGGCCCTATTTTATTGGCGGCGACGCCACCCTGCCCGCCACAGCCAGCCGCATCCACAGCTTCCGGGCAGAAGTCACGCGCCAGCTTGGGCAATGCACTGACGACCAGATCATCGCCTGCTCTTACGATTCCGATCGTGCCGAGCAAGAGATCAAAGAGCTCTATGCGCACCTCGGAGGCTTGCCCGCCGGCCTTTTCATCAACTCGAGCGCAACGTTCGAAGGCGTCTTGCGCTTTCTTGCCATCATCCCGGAAGCAGATCTTCGAAACTGCTCCATCGGCTTTTTCGACTTCGAACCCTTCGGCATGCTGCTGCGTTTCCCTGTTCACATGGTGCGGCAACGGCATCGTGAGTTGATCAAACAGGCCTTCAAGCTGCTTGAATCCAAGGCCGAACCGGGCACTCTGGTCACCGTCACCCCTGTGATCTACAAGGCGGACGATCCTTACTCCTTGCAACGCGACCTTCCAACCGGAGCCATCTAG
- a CDS encoding substrate-binding domain-containing protein: protein MKSKLLGFVAGIALVAGLATSASAADPTMGVVVKIGGIPWFNAMEMGIEKRASEIGVDAEMIGPVSADPALQVQAIEDLIAKGVDVIGVVPNDESALEPVLKKAQDAGIIVISHEGPGLKNVDWNFELASAKGFGEAYGKLLAEKVEGGGKYAVFVGSLTVPLHNAWADAAIAWLKANHPEIELVGDRYGVAENVDDSRSTALDLIAAHPDLKGILAFGSQGPIGAARAVEERRKSGEIVVLGPFSPGQGRKMVHSGVLSGGFMWNPAQAGEVFVTMGKMLVNGEEIKDGMDIPGLGVVHPDVEGHDIITDNLLELNKDSVDGLAKMGL, encoded by the coding sequence ATGAAAAGCAAACTATTAGGTTTTGTCGCAGGAATCGCGTTGGTTGCAGGCCTTGCAACGTCAGCCAGTGCGGCTGATCCGACGATGGGTGTCGTCGTGAAAATTGGTGGTATTCCCTGGTTCAATGCAATGGAGATGGGCATCGAAAAGCGCGCTTCGGAAATCGGAGTGGACGCCGAGATGATCGGTCCTGTATCCGCCGACCCGGCTCTGCAGGTGCAGGCGATCGAAGATCTCATCGCCAAGGGCGTTGATGTGATCGGCGTCGTGCCCAATGATGAATCCGCTCTCGAGCCCGTGCTGAAAAAAGCTCAGGACGCGGGCATCATCGTCATCTCCCATGAAGGTCCCGGCCTCAAGAATGTTGACTGGAACTTCGAGCTGGCTTCTGCCAAGGGATTTGGTGAAGCCTATGGCAAGCTGCTGGCCGAAAAAGTGGAAGGCGGGGGCAAATACGCTGTCTTCGTTGGCTCGCTGACTGTGCCGCTGCACAATGCATGGGCGGATGCGGCCATCGCTTGGCTCAAGGCCAATCATCCCGAAATCGAACTGGTCGGTGATCGCTATGGCGTGGCTGAAAACGTCGATGACAGCCGCTCGACAGCGCTTGATCTGATTGCTGCACATCCCGACCTCAAAGGCATTCTTGCCTTCGGTAGTCAGGGTCCGATCGGCGCAGCACGTGCTGTTGAAGAACGCCGCAAAAGCGGTGAAATCGTTGTGCTTGGTCCGTTCTCGCCCGGTCAGGGTCGCAAAATGGTCCATAGTGGCGTGCTCTCAGGCGGCTTTATGTGGAATCCTGCTCAGGCAGGCGAAGTCTTTGTAACTATGGGCAAGATGCTCGTGAATGGTGAAGAAATCAAAGATGGCATGGATATTCCCGGCCTCGGCGTTGTTCATCCCGATGTGGAAGGACACGACATCATCACTGACAACTTGCTGGAGCTGAACAAAGACTCCGTGGATGGTCTGGCCAAAATGGGCCTGTAA
- a CDS encoding sugar ABC transporter ATP-binding protein encodes MSNATTERYALRLKGVSKAFGGLQALDNVDFEVLAGEVHCLAGENGCGKSTLIKVITGVYQPEKADQIELFEEQLTSLSPTQARAKGVSVIWQDLALFPHMSVQENIAFDDMVGLAPKVLLKNSMRERAAAVLARLGVKLDLSMALEDLPIAQRQVVAIARALMNDARLIFMDEPTASLTKTETDKLLDIVRKLSADGVAVVFVSHRLAEVLEIASRVTVLRDGKLVGVYKTEGMTQARLGELMTGQLIENKVSARDRSAGKPVLEVEGLSREGEFKDVSLSIRAGEVVGLTGLIGSGRTELAHALIGMRHATAGRMMLQGESYRPSSIREAIRRGLAYVSEDRLTLGLLQKQSIADNTVISVLGKLLMKVPLISLVKKRALVDHWIRELGVKIGDQEDPISSLSGGNQQKVVLAKWLATDPSLLILDSPTVGVDVGARAGIFRIVRELADNGLAILLISDEVTEVMFHSDRILHMADGQIISEYDPQEVTVTELEERIYA; translated from the coding sequence ATGTCTAATGCCACAACGGAGCGCTATGCGCTGCGCCTAAAAGGCGTGTCCAAGGCGTTCGGCGGTTTGCAAGCTCTCGATAATGTGGATTTCGAAGTTCTTGCCGGAGAGGTGCATTGCCTCGCTGGTGAAAACGGGTGCGGAAAGTCCACGTTGATCAAGGTGATCACCGGCGTCTACCAGCCTGAGAAGGCGGATCAAATCGAGTTGTTCGAAGAGCAGCTTACTTCACTCTCCCCCACGCAGGCCCGTGCCAAGGGCGTCTCCGTCATATGGCAGGATCTGGCGCTGTTCCCGCACATGTCAGTGCAGGAAAATATCGCGTTTGACGATATGGTCGGTCTTGCGCCCAAAGTGCTGCTAAAAAACTCGATGCGCGAGCGGGCTGCTGCGGTTCTTGCCCGGCTAGGCGTGAAGCTGGATCTCAGCATGGCTCTGGAAGATCTGCCCATCGCACAGCGTCAGGTCGTCGCCATTGCCCGTGCTCTTATGAATGATGCCCGCCTTATCTTCATGGACGAACCGACCGCATCGCTGACCAAAACTGAAACCGACAAGCTGCTCGACATCGTGCGCAAGCTTTCGGCGGACGGGGTTGCCGTGGTGTTCGTCAGTCACCGGTTGGCCGAGGTGCTCGAGATCGCTTCGCGTGTCACGGTGTTGCGTGATGGCAAGCTGGTTGGTGTTTACAAGACCGAAGGGATGACGCAGGCGCGCCTTGGCGAACTGATGACCGGTCAGCTCATTGAAAACAAGGTTTCGGCGCGTGATCGCTCGGCTGGCAAGCCGGTGCTGGAGGTTGAAGGGCTCAGCCGGGAAGGCGAGTTCAAGGATGTTTCCCTGAGCATTCGCGCCGGTGAGGTGGTTGGCCTGACCGGGCTCATCGGATCGGGCCGGACCGAACTTGCCCATGCCTTGATAGGGATGCGGCATGCAACGGCCGGACGGATGATGCTGCAGGGTGAATCCTATCGTCCCTCTTCCATTCGTGAGGCCATTCGCCGGGGGCTGGCCTATGTGTCCGAGGATCGTCTGACGCTTGGCCTGCTGCAAAAGCAGTCGATTGCCGACAACACGGTCATCTCAGTCCTGGGCAAGCTGCTCATGAAGGTGCCGTTGATCTCTTTGGTCAAGAAAAGGGCGCTCGTCGATCACTGGATCCGGGAGTTGGGTGTCAAGATCGGGGATCAGGAAGATCCGATCTCCTCGCTCTCTGGCGGCAATCAGCAAAAGGTGGTGCTGGCCAAATGGCTGGCGACCGATCCAAGCCTGCTCATCCTTGATAGCCCGACAGTCGGTGTCGATGTCGGTGCACGTGCCGGCATATTTCGGATCGTCCGGGAGCTGGCCGACAACGGGCTCGCCATCCTTTTGATCTCTGACGAAGTCACCGAGGTGATGTTCCACTCTGACCGCATTCTGCATATGGCCGATGGCCAGATCATATCCGAATATGATCCCCAGGAGGTGACGGTCACCGAGCTAGAGGAGCGGATCTATGCGTAG
- a CDS encoding ABC transporter permease — protein sequence MRSYMRDKKIEMRIAIVLLLICIGLSITTDTFFTLSNLTSLLNNNSINLIWAVGLLVILIAGGIDISFAVATSVVQYVAAQALIGMGGGNWVLGFALCGVIGICLGLVNMFLIHTFRIITIVVTIATYNAFFGLLMFFTRGRSIYNLPDWWTERIFIFEQQAANGIWSELNLSVGVMVACVFATWVLTQKTNLGRQLYAFGDNPEGARRAGVNMAAMQAIAFGWMGLMAGIAGLMQVNIVQEVVPNALYGRELDVLAAVVLGGARLGGGKGSILGCVLGVMFVAVTQNGLNLLGVSPFAFQMIIGGAIVIAISTSNMNFSDLFRKRQESRS from the coding sequence ATGCGTAGTTACATGCGAGACAAGAAGATCGAGATGCGCATTGCGATTGTGCTGCTTCTGATCTGCATTGGATTGTCCATCACCACGGACACCTTCTTTACCTTGAGCAACCTGACATCCCTGCTCAACAACAATTCAATCAACCTGATCTGGGCCGTCGGCTTGTTGGTCATTCTCATTGCGGGCGGCATCGACATCTCCTTTGCCGTCGCGACATCGGTGGTCCAGTATGTAGCGGCTCAGGCCCTGATCGGGATGGGCGGCGGCAACTGGGTGCTTGGCTTTGCTCTGTGCGGTGTCATCGGTATCTGCCTGGGTCTGGTCAACATGTTCCTGATCCACACATTCCGCATCATCACCATCGTCGTGACGATTGCCACCTACAACGCCTTCTTCGGGCTTTTGATGTTCTTCACGCGCGGACGCAGCATCTACAATCTGCCCGACTGGTGGACCGAACGCATTTTTATTTTTGAACAACAGGCAGCAAATGGCATCTGGTCCGAGCTGAACCTGTCGGTCGGGGTGATGGTTGCGTGCGTCTTTGCGACGTGGGTGCTGACGCAGAAGACCAATCTGGGGCGCCAACTCTATGCCTTTGGGGACAATCCCGAAGGGGCGCGTCGGGCCGGGGTCAATATGGCAGCCATGCAGGCCATCGCTTTTGGCTGGATGGGCCTGATGGCCGGCATTGCAGGACTGATGCAGGTCAACATCGTGCAGGAGGTTGTGCCAAACGCCCTGTATGGCCGCGAACTTGATGTGCTGGCTGCCGTGGTGCTTGGCGGTGCGCGTTTGGGTGGTGGCAAGGGATCCATTCTGGGCTGTGTGCTGGGTGTGATGTTCGTTGCTGTGACGCAGAACGGCCTCAATCTGCTGGGCGTTTCGCCCTTCGCTTTCCAGATGATCATCGGTGGCGCAATCGTGATTGCGATTTCAACCTCGAATATGAATTTTTCCGACCTGTTTCGGAAAAGACAGGAGAGCAGATCATGA
- a CDS encoding ABC transporter permease has translation MNTGLKRYLPAMGSDAASLLVLLVLIGGGFSIASPKFLMPANLESMGFQMPLLGLLTLAMVAPVISGGLNLAVIYTANISGLTLAWVLIQFGGPDAGIEAFIIGCIAAVAVGMLAGAIIGAIVAYVGAHPILVSLAMMVFLRGLGEFLTRGGDISGFPDYMRVIGHGYLFGIPMPLVLFVVIAVVWHILLRRTQHGFSVYMTGSNIQAAEYAGLHTKRSLVLLYSLSGLLCAVAGILMAARFNSVRVGHGEALLLVTVLACFLGGIDPFGGHGRVVPVILSLVILQILSSGLNLIGANQHLATAVWGLFLIGVMMLRSDQVKMIITYFRKD, from the coding sequence ATGAATACAGGGCTTAAACGCTATCTGCCTGCCATGGGATCGGACGCGGCCAGTCTGCTCGTTCTATTGGTTCTCATCGGGGGAGGTTTCAGCATTGCTTCGCCCAAGTTTCTGATGCCAGCCAATCTGGAATCCATGGGCTTCCAGATGCCACTTCTGGGATTGTTGACCCTTGCCATGGTGGCACCTGTCATCTCGGGCGGCCTTAACCTAGCTGTCATCTACACGGCCAATATCTCCGGCTTGACCCTCGCATGGGTGCTGATTCAGTTCGGTGGACCGGATGCGGGTATCGAGGCTTTCATCATCGGCTGTATTGCCGCGGTTGCCGTCGGTATGCTGGCCGGAGCGATCATCGGGGCGATTGTTGCCTATGTCGGGGCTCATCCCATTCTGGTGTCGCTGGCCATGATGGTCTTCCTGCGTGGTCTTGGCGAGTTCCTTACCCGCGGGGGCGATATCTCCGGTTTTCCGGACTATATGCGCGTCATTGGGCACGGCTATCTGTTTGGCATTCCGATGCCGCTCGTGCTGTTCGTCGTGATCGCCGTTGTCTGGCACATCCTGCTCAGACGGACACAACATGGCTTTTCGGTCTACATGACCGGCTCCAACATTCAGGCGGCGGAATATGCCGGTCTGCACACCAAGCGGTCTCTGGTGCTGCTCTACAGCCTGTCGGGCCTGTTGTGTGCGGTCGCCGGGATTCTCATGGCGGCACGCTTCAATTCGGTGCGTGTCGGTCATGGGGAAGCGTTGCTGCTGGTCACGGTTCTGGCCTGTTTCCTTGGGGGCATTGATCCCTTCGGCGGTCATGGTCGTGTGGTGCCAGTCATTCTCTCGCTCGTCATCCTCCAGATCCTGTCTTCGGGATTGAACCTGATCGGAGCCAACCAGCATCTGGCTACCGCGGTCTGGGGACTGTTTCTGATCGGCGTCATGATGCTGCGGTCCGATCAGGTGAAGATGATCATAACGTACTTCAGAAAGGATTGA
- a CDS encoding sugar phosphate isomerase/epimerase, translating into MEGFGVHTSMWTMNWDREGAERAVAGARKYNVDFIEIPLLRPHDVDTEHTKALIEANELRAVCSLGLPEECWASAHPEKAIDYLKVALDKTKALGGEALSGVIYGGIGERTGVPPTQGEYDNVARVMVAAAAHAKKLGLELGIEAVNRYENHLINTARQATDLVERVGAENVFVHLDTYHMNIEEKGFGNGILDAREHLKYIHLSESDRGTPGEGTCGWDEIYATLKAIDFKGGLAMESFINMPPEIAYGLSVWRPVANSHDEVMTKGLSFLRNKAEQYRLI; encoded by the coding sequence ATGGAAGGCTTTGGTGTACACACAAGTATGTGGACCATGAACTGGGACCGGGAAGGGGCGGAACGCGCCGTGGCCGGTGCTCGAAAGTACAACGTCGATTTCATTGAAATCCCGTTGTTGCGCCCTCATGATGTCGATACGGAGCATACAAAGGCTCTGATCGAGGCAAACGAACTGCGGGCTGTGTGCTCACTGGGGTTGCCAGAAGAATGCTGGGCTTCGGCCCATCCTGAGAAAGCCATCGACTATCTCAAGGTGGCTTTGGACAAGACCAAGGCGCTTGGCGGCGAAGCATTGTCTGGCGTCATCTATGGCGGCATCGGCGAGCGCACTGGCGTGCCACCCACTCAAGGGGAATATGACAATGTTGCCCGGGTGATGGTTGCAGCCGCGGCGCATGCCAAAAAGCTCGGTCTGGAGCTCGGCATTGAGGCGGTCAACCGCTATGAAAACCATCTCATCAACACGGCCCGTCAGGCGACGGATCTGGTTGAGCGGGTTGGAGCCGAGAATGTGTTTGTCCATCTCGATACCTATCACATGAATATCGAGGAAAAGGGCTTTGGCAACGGCATTCTCGATGCGCGCGAACATCTCAAATACATCCACTTGAGTGAGAGCGATCGCGGGACGCCCGGTGAGGGTACCTGTGGTTGGGACGAGATCTATGCGACCTTGAAGGCAATTGACTTCAAGGGTGGTCTGGCCATGGAAAGCTTCATAAATATGCCTCCAGAGATAGCCTATGGCCTTTCGGTCTGGCGGCCTGTGGCCAACAGTCATGATGAAGTCATGACCAAGGGTCTGTCTTTCCTCCGCAACAAGGCAGAACAATACAGACTGATCTGA
- the uxuA gene encoding mannonate dehydratase produces the protein MKQTWRWFGPVDRVSIDDMLQAGVEGVVSALHHIPVGEVWSNEEIALRHKLIAHKANGDPSGLKWDVVESLPISEDIKQQKGDWRLHIENYKQSLRNLAASGIEVLCYNFMPVLDWTRTDLFHRLPTGATCMRFDFIDFAVFDLFILKREGADRDFPEDIIEEAKKRFSQLDDKGCKKLSEAIIYGLPGDAEAPSMEAVRSNLAQYDKISKQQLRSNFIAFLEEVAPVAQTLGMRLCCHPDDPPFGLLGLPRIMSTEADYKYLMEAVDIPANGITLCSGSLGSRPDNDLPGMMERLGDRVHFLHLRNVTLESNAIKGSFYESEHLSGHVDMIALMDAALKEEARRRAIGRKDHSIPFRPDHGLDILDDQSREAQPGYPAIGRLKGLAELRGVMTALTRPESVSFSRV, from the coding sequence ATGAAACAGACATGGCGATGGTTTGGTCCGGTTGATCGGGTATCGATTGACGATATGCTTCAGGCCGGAGTTGAGGGTGTGGTGAGTGCGCTCCACCATATTCCGGTCGGCGAGGTCTGGAGCAATGAGGAAATAGCGCTCAGACACAAGCTGATTGCCCACAAGGCAAATGGCGATCCGTCCGGGTTGAAATGGGATGTGGTTGAGAGCTTGCCGATTTCAGAAGACATCAAACAGCAAAAGGGAGACTGGCGCCTCCATATCGAAAACTACAAGCAGAGCCTTCGGAATCTTGCCGCGTCTGGCATTGAAGTTCTCTGTTACAACTTTATGCCGGTGCTGGACTGGACACGAACAGACCTCTTTCATCGCTTGCCGACCGGGGCGACGTGCATGCGTTTCGATTTCATCGATTTTGCTGTCTTCGACTTGTTCATCCTCAAGCGAGAGGGTGCGGATCGTGATTTTCCCGAAGACATAATCGAGGAAGCCAAAAAGCGGTTTTCACAACTCGATGACAAGGGCTGCAAGAAATTGTCGGAAGCGATCATCTATGGATTGCCCGGCGATGCGGAGGCTCCCTCGATGGAGGCCGTGCGATCCAATCTGGCGCAATATGACAAGATTTCCAAGCAGCAGCTGCGATCCAACTTTATCGCATTTCTGGAAGAGGTGGCGCCGGTGGCCCAGACACTCGGGATGCGACTGTGCTGCCATCCAGATGATCCGCCGTTCGGATTGCTTGGCCTGCCGCGCATCATGTCGACCGAAGCCGACTATAAGTATCTTATGGAAGCGGTGGATATTCCGGCCAACGGAATCACATTGTGCTCCGGTTCGCTCGGCTCCCGGCCTGACAATGATTTGCCAGGCATGATGGAACGTTTGGGCGATCGCGTCCATTTTCTCCACCTCAGAAACGTCACATTGGAAAGCAATGCCATCAAGGGGTCATTCTATGAGAGCGAGCATCTTTCGGGTCACGTTGACATGATCGCGCTAATGGATGCCGCACTCAAGGAAGAGGCGAGACGGCGGGCCATCGGACGGAAAGATCACAGCATTCCATTCCGGCCGGATCATGGGCTCGATATTCTGGATGATCAGTCCCGAGAAGCCCAACCGGGCTATCCGGCCATTGGTCGCCTCAAAGGGCTGGCCGAACTGCGCGGTGTCATGACCGCTTTGACAAGACCAGAAAGCGTGTCATTCAGTCGGGTTTGA
- a CDS encoding GntR family transcriptional regulator, translating to MDMNSSVSNDWEIDQSLAIGPQIFRILRQRIVYNDIKPGTSISEPAIAKIYNISRQPVREAFIKLSDVGLVEIRPQRGTFVRKISYEEVMEARFVREAIEADIVQLLARERDTSLVKELRHLLVLQENATGSPFEFILCDEQFHRTLAEAAGKRQTWRFIDDLKTQMDRVRILRLQQYPIEKLIQQHTAVVDAIEQGDSLDAVVAIRTHMRELLQVLPEIFQAHPDLFEGPALSGLNIGSSHMEENDEDAV from the coding sequence ATGGACATGAATTCATCCGTTTCGAACGATTGGGAAATTGACCAGAGCTTGGCAATTGGCCCGCAAATCTTTCGGATTTTGAGACAGCGGATTGTCTACAACGACATCAAGCCCGGCACGTCGATTTCCGAGCCAGCGATCGCCAAGATCTATAATATTTCGCGGCAACCTGTCCGGGAGGCCTTTATCAAATTGTCGGATGTTGGCTTGGTGGAAATCCGCCCGCAACGCGGCACGTTTGTTCGAAAGATCTCCTATGAAGAAGTGATGGAAGCACGCTTCGTAAGAGAGGCTATCGAGGCAGATATCGTCCAGCTCCTTGCGCGAGAAAGAGACACCAGTCTGGTTAAAGAGCTCCGGCACTTGCTGGTCTTGCAGGAAAACGCAACGGGATCGCCGTTCGAGTTCATTCTATGCGACGAGCAGTTCCATCGCACGCTGGCTGAAGCTGCGGGCAAGCGTCAGACGTGGCGGTTTATCGACGATCTGAAAACCCAAATGGACCGTGTCCGGATCTTGCGGCTTCAGCAATATCCCATCGAAAAACTCATTCAACAGCATACCGCTGTGGTTGATGCGATTGAGCAGGGAGACAGCCTTGATGCTGTCGTCGCCATTCGCACACACATGCGCGAACTTCTGCAGGTGTTGCCCGAAATATTCCAAGCGCACCCAGATCTATTCGAGGGTCCGGCTTTGTCCGGCCTCAATATCGGCTCATCACACATGGAGGAAAATGATGAAGATGCCGTCTAA
- a CDS encoding TRAP transporter substrate-binding protein, with amino-acid sequence MPSKLAKTLAISVAATFISGAAMAADVTLKLGHVANEQNSWHMASVKFGEELAKLTDGRIETEIFPNESLGKEIDLINGMQLGTVDMTITGESLQNWAPKAALLAVPYAYKSIEHMDEVASGEIGDQIKAQIIEKVQIRPIAYFARGPRNLTSNRPITSPDELNGLKMRVPNVPLFVDVWAALGAQPTPMAFSEVFTSLQNGTIDGQENPLALIRSASFNEVQSNVNMTQHVRSWIYLTISELTWNKLSEEDQEAVMKAAAVAQAYERDLFEKSIADDRAYLEEHGMTFTEVDGDAFAAKAKDAVLANVNDEIKPIVEKLFEH; translated from the coding sequence ATGCCGTCTAAACTCGCAAAAACGCTGGCTATCAGTGTCGCTGCAACCTTTATATCGGGCGCTGCCATGGCTGCAGATGTCACGTTGAAACTCGGCCACGTTGCCAATGAACAAAACTCTTGGCATATGGCTTCCGTCAAGTTTGGAGAGGAACTTGCAAAACTGACGGATGGTCGCATCGAGACCGAAATCTTCCCCAATGAATCGTTGGGCAAAGAGATCGACCTGATCAACGGCATGCAGTTGGGCACCGTTGACATGACCATCACCGGTGAAAGCCTGCAAAACTGGGCTCCAAAAGCCGCACTTTTGGCCGTTCCCTATGCTTACAAGTCGATCGAGCATATGGATGAAGTCGCCAGTGGCGAAATCGGAGATCAAATCAAGGCGCAGATTATCGAAAAGGTTCAGATCCGTCCGATTGCCTATTTCGCACGTGGTCCGCGCAATCTGACATCCAACCGTCCGATTACCAGTCCCGATGAGTTGAATGGCCTGAAAATGCGTGTTCCAAACGTGCCGCTCTTCGTTGATGTTTGGGCAGCTCTTGGCGCTCAGCCGACACCCATGGCCTTCTCCGAGGTCTTCACATCTTTGCAGAATGGCACCATTGACGGTCAGGAAAACCCGCTGGCTCTGATCCGCTCTGCCAGCTTCAACGAAGTGCAGTCCAACGTAAACATGACCCAGCATGTGCGGTCCTGGATCTATCTGACAATTTCAGAACTGACGTGGAACAAGCTGTCCGAAGAAGATCAGGAAGCCGTCATGAAGGCTGCTGCGGTTGCTCAAGCCTATGAACGCGATCTGTTCGAAAAGAGCATCGCTGATGACCGTGCGTATCTTGAGGAACATGGCATGACCTTCACCGAAGTCGATGGTGATGCCTTTGCTGCCAAGGCAAAAGACGCGGTTCTGGCCAATGTGAATGACGAAATCAAACCAATCGTCGAAAAACTGTTCGAGCACTAG
- a CDS encoding TRAP transporter small permease — protein sequence MKWIERLVIRVTQIGVGLAFFALISTVLIQVIGRAIGTSPVWTEELTRFALLFMVAFGGGLSLHSKELVNVDLVCESLPAPWPRRLQIVSYLFVIALGAILFQPALRFASIGSMQTSPALGLRMDIAHASVVILLAGLVLYSLLGLLTLYRRSHEKQASEETDKWT from the coding sequence ATGAAGTGGATTGAACGTCTGGTTATCCGCGTGACCCAGATTGGCGTCGGCCTGGCCTTTTTTGCCTTGATAAGCACTGTTCTGATACAGGTTATCGGTAGAGCCATCGGAACTTCGCCTGTCTGGACCGAAGAACTGACACGCTTTGCCTTGCTTTTCATGGTGGCTTTTGGGGGCGGTTTGTCCCTGCACAGCAAGGAACTGGTCAATGTCGATCTCGTCTGTGAGAGTTTGCCAGCGCCATGGCCCCGGAGACTGCAGATCGTCTCCTACCTGTTTGTGATCGCTCTTGGTGCGATCCTGTTTCAACCGGCCCTCCGTTTCGCTTCAATCGGCAGCATGCAAACCTCGCCCGCTCTTGGGCTGCGCATGGACATTGCACATGCCAGCGTCGTGATCCTGCTTGCCGGTCTTGTTCTTTATTCTCTTTTGGGTCTCCTGACGCTTTACCGTCGATCCCATGAGAAGCAAGCGTCAGAGGAGACTGACAAATGGACGTAG